From Bacillus pumilus, one genomic window encodes:
- a CDS encoding thiol management oxidoreductase: MVQSFNAPYEAVGEELLSQLVDTFYENVKCHPLLHPIFPDDLKETARKQKQFLTQYLGGPSLYTEEHGHPMLRARHLPFPITEERADAWLECMEDAMDQVGLTGDIRDFLFERLSLTARHMVNQTPEKDGRS; the protein is encoded by the coding sequence ATGGTACAATCGTTTAACGCACCTTACGAAGCGGTTGGAGAGGAACTTCTATCGCAACTTGTTGATACTTTTTATGAAAATGTAAAGTGTCATCCTTTGCTTCATCCTATTTTCCCGGATGACTTAAAAGAAACAGCAAGAAAACAAAAACAGTTTTTAACTCAATATTTAGGCGGACCCTCGCTTTATACAGAGGAGCATGGCCACCCTATGCTGCGGGCGAGACATCTCCCTTTTCCGATTACTGAGGAGCGGGCTGACGCATGGCTTGAATGCATGGAGGATGCGATGGATCAAGTAGGATTAACCGGCGATATTCGTGACTTTTTATTTGAGCGGCTTTCTCTAACGGCTCGTCATATGGTCAATC